The sequence CCGTCGCGCCTGCCGTTCGCCGATCACCATGATCTCGAACAACGCCGGCCAGGACGGCGGCGTGGTCTGCGAGAAGGTGCTCGAAGGCAAGGGGAGCTTCGGCTACAACGCCGCTAGCGACACCTATGAAGACCTGGTCAAGGCCGGCATCATCGACCCGACCAAGGTGACTCGTTCGGCGCTGCAAAACGCGTCGAGCGTGGCGACGTTGCTGTTGACCAGCGACGCGTTGATTGCCGAGAAGCCGAAGGACGAGAAGAAGGGCGGCCACGGCGGCCACGATGACATGTACTAAAAAGTTGCGAGTTGCTGGTTGCTGGTTGCTAGTTGCGAGGAGAAGCGATTAGCAGTTGGCGACTAGCGATTAGTACGGACAGACAACAGCCCGGCGGCGCTTCCCAGCGCCGACGGGCTTTTTTGTTTAATTTCGCTACACGACGCGATCCGCAAGGGCTAGGCTAGTAGCAGATGGAAACGCGCGGTGGTTTCGCGGCCAGGTGGTTCAAATGTTGACGATTGAAGTCGAACGTGAAGACGACGGGCGTTGGATTGCCGAAGTAGCCGAGCTGTCGGGCGTCTTGGCTTACGGCCAAACGCGGCAAGAAGCAATCGATCGAGCGCAAGCCCTCTCGTTGCGAGTCATGGCCGACCGCTTGGAACATGGCGAATCGATCCCTGCAATGGCAGGCGTATTCGCCGTCGCGTCATGAGTTCCTGGCCGGCGTGCAAGGCACAGCGAGTGCTGGCCGCCTTATTGCGCATCGGCTGGACGATCAAACGGCAATCGGGCTCTCACCGAGTATTGATGCGCGCGGGCTGGCCCGATTTCGTCTTTGCCTTTCACGAGGGTGAAGAAATTGGACCGCGCATGTTGGCACGCATTGCCAAACGAACCGGACTCACGCCGAGCGACTTGTAATCTGCTCTCATTGACTACGGTTCATTGCAGGTCGGGCGGGCGGTCGAGGCGGCGGTTTCGGGGACGTCGTTCCAGTCGACTCGCAAGCGCTTGATTCCCGTCGCGCGACCGGTCGCCGCGTCGACGTCGACGATCGTGCCGCACAGCCGAATGTCCCCGTCGGCCACGTCGAACTGCGTGGGCAGGAATGTCCGGGTCGTCTCGAGCACCCGGTCGATCTGCCGCCCCAGGATGCTGTGATATGGTCCGGTCATGCCGACGTCGCACTGGAACGCCGTGCCGCGCGGAAAGATCGTCTCGTCAGCCGTCGGCACGTGAGTGTGCGTCCCCAGCACGGCCGACACGCGCCCATCGAGGTAGCGCCCCATCAACTGCTTGTCGCTGGTCGCCTCGGCGTGAATGTCGACGACGATCACGCGAATCTCGGGAGGCAACGCATTCAACACGCGATCGGCCGCGGCAAACGGACAGTCGACCGGGCGCATGAAGACGCGCCCCATCACCGAGAAGACGGCCACATCGACTCCGCCGGCGGTGCGGACCACGGCCCATT is a genomic window of Planctomycetota bacterium containing:
- a CDS encoding type II toxin-antitoxin system HicB family antitoxin, whose translation is MLTIEVEREDDGRWIAEVAELSGVLAYGQTRQEAIDRAQALSLRVMADRLEHGESIPAMAGVFAVAS
- a CDS encoding YmdB family metallophosphoesterase — protein: MRILLIGDVVGKPGRRIIARALRWVVEREQLDLVIANGENAAAGSGITPAICRELFDAGVHCITLGDHIYKRREVISSLESDAPIVKPANYPPEAPGREWAVVRTAGGVDVAVFSVMGRVFMRPVDCPFAAADRVLNALPPEIRVIVVDIHAEATSDKQLMGRYLDGRVSAVLGTHTHVPTADETIFPRGTAFQCDVGMTGPYHSILGRQIDRVLETTRTFLPTQFDVADGDIRLCGTIVDVDAATGRATGIKRLRVDWNDVPETAASTARPTCNEP
- a CDS encoding type II toxin-antitoxin system HicA family toxin, with the protein product MSSWPACKAQRVLAALLRIGWTIKRQSGSHRVLMRAGWPDFVFAFHEGEEIGPRMLARIAKRTGLTPSDL